In Rosa rugosa chromosome 4, drRosRugo1.1, whole genome shotgun sequence, the genomic stretch TCCTCAAGAAACTAACACGGCTGTGACgcttcaaaatcaaaacaaaaatccaTTTACACAAGTGGACAGACTACAGAAAATATACAATGCAGCCACACATATGTGCACAAAATGCATCTATACAATCATACGTGCGCTCTTTTTATACAGAACCAAATACCACATAAACATGCCATTCTATTCGAAAAGCTGATAAGACATAGCCAAGAAGAGACAATCGACAGTAAAATAAATctgaagagaagaaaaggaatCAATGCTAGTAGTCACAACAGAGTGGCACAACTTGCAACCCTTTAACAGATTCCTAgttgaaaataaagaaatatgCTCCAGTCTTATTTAAGAATTCAATTGAGCATCTCAAAGGACAACAGTGACACTGCTTATAAGTTAGAAccttttcacacacacacagaatAATAATCACATTTATTTACTTTCACAGATTGAAAGAAAATAACTctcaagagaagaaaaagaagcagccTTTGCAACCCTTTAATAGATTCCTAGTTTGAATTTTCTGAGAATCAATACGACATCTCACACACATCAGTGACACTACTTATACCCTTTCACAGATTCAAACACAAAGCACAGAGACCATTAATCAATGAGAGAAATTGGATAAGAGTAATCACAGGAGCAGATGAGATCAATCCCAGAAGACTGGTCCTCACAAAAGCCGAACTCTTGCATGGCAGAACCAACCGAGCCATTTCAATTCAAAATCCTAAACAAAGCTACTGTAATCCCAATAAAGGTTCCAACTTTAACTTGGAGATGAATACCCAGATGCCCTTAAAACCTAGATCAAAAAGACCCAGATAGAAAAAACAGACCCCATTGCTACTTCTTATAAGAATATATGGATAACATAAATTATGGACACCAAAAATCAGAGAAATACTAaacagagttaaaaaaaaaaaaaaaattaaaatgggtTCAATAAAATATGCAgaagatttgagagagaaattgaaTGGCTTCTTCCCTATTACCTTGTTTGATTTGATGTGATCAAACTGCAAAGAAAACCCCTGGGTTTTAAAACAAACCTGGATAGATTGATAGTATCAAGTATCAACATTCAACAATTATGTCCCACACAAGCTATTTATTTATAATAAACTTTTAGTCCTTGTGCTGTGGAAATTCAATGATAAACCTTAATTCCCTTTCTTAGCAGGGAAATGATATCGTATCCTATTGGCCAATGCTGGGCTGGGTCTGGGTTACTACTTTTGTGACATTATCCAATGGCTTCATTGGTTTGTGTGCCTCCTTGAGATGGGCCGAAACCTTTTCAAGGTTGTCCCTGTAAAAATTTGATCAAAGCACCCCGTTCCAAAGAAATAATTGCTCTACAATTGAGTTTGAATAGGATTCTATGTATTTGGTGTACTTCCATGATAGAGATATATTCTTCATAAGGCAGTTCTTAGTATTCAAGCCAAAAATAAAGCTCTAATTGAGTTCCAACCAAACGTGAACTAAATATATTTGAATCGAGTCAAATTCGAGCACTCTTTTTAAGTGTTGGCGAGTCAATTTTTAAGTTTTACATTCCTACTTGGAGGGTTCATGTAGGGAGAAATGTCTAAATAATCTGCCTATTTATCTCCTAAACACCCTATAGTCAAATGTCCCAAAGTTTCTGCTCTATTTAGGTTTTGTGTGTTTTAATGGCTAACTAAATCTTTGCATAGATTTGCTTCTGTTCATCTGAGTAGCAATTTCTTGATAGCATCAAACACATACTGAAATTTTGGGTGAAGGTTTAGACACATTCCTTGGTCACTTTCAACATTGGCCAAGTTTGTAGTCAAGTGAACTCAAACTCCAAAATCTCCAGTGACAACCATATTTCATGTTCTCATAGGGCTCAATTCAAAAAGGGTCAAAATAGCAAAGAAGTTTGGAAATTGACACCTGTATCTAATTATCATATTGCATGCTAAAGTTTAGAGGATTATTAAATACTTGAATCTTGACTGCTTGCATTATAATATACACTCATTGCACCTCTTTTTGTCCACATAATTATGAGCTCAAAGTGAATAATTTGACCCAAAAGCTCCTAGGCGTGTTCCTTTTGAGGGATCCTATTGTTCCTACTTATTGTACAAAGTTTGAACCTATATGTTTTGTATGTACTTCATCTTAATCAGTAACAGTTTTCCATATTAAAGTGTATTATAGGGGTTTGCTGAGGGTATATGAATTAACTaatgttgaaacttgaaagcgaTAACACCATTGATCTAGCCAAATTATACAATTCCAAACAACTGAGAGAAGAGACATTCATAATTTGTACCCCAAATAATTGAAGTGGGAGACTTAAACATTACTCATCCTTGAAGATATACCTTCTCATTTATTTCTTGAAATGCTCACGCCTCAATGAATTTGTTGCATAAGCTATGGCCACCTAGGGCTATACCTCTGTTTATCTGTAAACCTAAAAAGGAACACAGCTAGGCATCTTCCTTATTGTAAGAATCATTATTAGTAAATGAATATTGTGCATGTGATTCCAGTGCACTCTTACCTTGCATTTGTAACTTTTGTTTGTAAATTGATATTCTTAGGCTCATAACAGACAATACAAACTTCATTTACTCATCAATAATGTTCTATaacaataacaaaagaaatcaaacTTAAACGTAACCTAATTGTAATTCTAGATCAGAGTATCTCAACACAAAAATTGACCTATCTTTTCAGGGACAATTTGTCGTGGAAAAACTGTTCGTATCCCGATAGGAATGCCGGGAGATGGCCCCGCCCGAGGGATGTTTTTTCCTTATGTAAACTTACTACTTACTCGTAACGCTCATAAAGTCATAAATGATATCATATAAATTTTATCCACCAAGCTATACACTGCATCTTCTTGGGACAGTTTTGTGATCAGATCGACCAGGGACGCACATTATTTGAATGGGGATTTCGTCATTTTGACATCATATTCTGATATTTCCTAGTAGCTGTCTAATTAGTTGGCAATGTATCTATCTCTATGTTTCTCAAAAGTGGACAAACGTATATTAGTTGGGAGTTGATCGGACAAAACGTAGGATGGGTGAGAAATTGAATTCCCAAGGCCCCACTCAACCCTCAATTTGCAAGAATAATCCATTGGAAGCTCTATAGTTTGATTAGTGGCACACAACATTGATTATGTGAAATTCAATCCTTAACTGGTTACAGTTTTCAATTGTTGACTGAATTTAACGGTTGATGTTTGAGGATCATTAAAGTTATAAGGTATTTTAAAAGCCTGAAATTATAAAGATGGTAATATTTGTTTGCTTGTTAGACCATACTGTTGAAACAAATGAACTTAACAAAACGCTTCGAATTAAGTTAACAGTAACACAACATAACATGTCAAATTGTCCAAAACGGAATCgataatattttatttaaaaaaatgttGTCATTTTTTTTACGATACCAAGCGTTGAATAGTATAATACAATACTCATGTCTACATATATACTTGTGCTGTGTAAACACAAGCTGTCTGCAATCTGTGGGGGCAATCTGTGATCAACACCATATCAAACTTTTTGTATAAACTCCCCATCCTTTCATTTGTATTCTCAAGTTTATGCAGGTGTTGCAACCTAAGCCGTTGATTGAGTGGACAATGATGAGGTTGAAGAGATCAGAGCTGTCCGTTCGTGTGTGATAGCGTCACATGAGAGCATGTGCTCGCAGCAAGTGCCAAAAGAGTGTTTTGGACTGATGTTGAAAGGGGCCAAATCCAAATTGATTTTAAGTCAACGGAATAGTCCTTTGGTGGATAGAGAGATAGAGCTGTTTATCCCACTCCATTAATGTCATTCATTTCATGGAGCAGAGAGATGTTCTAAGTTCTAACCCTGTGCTTCATCACCAAACGATCAAAATGTTTCACTTTTAAATTTAAACTGTGTTTCACGTATCGTCATCGATGAGGTTACAATGTCATTCGTACACCATAATTGGGCATGGTTTAGTACTTATCATGTCAttttaataaatataaaaaaaaatgtttatggCGGCTCATAGAGAGTAATCGTGGAAAAAGGAAATAGGTCATCAACCTCATTAAGATTTGGATTCAAAGTATAATTAccctttcattttctttgttttgaacaaaaataataattaccaTTCATCTCACCAAGATTTGAAGATACGTTGGCCATATGATATATTATGATGACATACGTTGGAACTATTTGTGTGCACTTGTACCATGCTATGCCGACATTGATAATGAGATCAatagatttttttctttcatcaaaTCAGCAATGAGTCCAATACATTATTGTTTACAAGAGCAAAACTTTGTTCGAGATTCTTTCTAGTGTTTTGTTTATTGGTAAATGAAATGAGGGATAATATCATACAACTACTGTATTGATATTTCGATTCCCTATTGTAAGTAAATTGGACTATCCCTATTCAACACATGACTTTCCCAAAGCCACAAGGAAATCAGAAAATGCAAAGCACCAGGAGAGTATCTCTCTTTGGAGGCttaaagaaaatcaaagaaGTCTGCAAGATCGGATCaccaagagaaaatcaaggagaatcactatcactgatcttgagttaaTGGTATGATTCATTTCATATCATTGTGCATAAATTAAATTGATTTGCCTATTGGATAAATGGATCTGATATGCTTATCCTCATTAAAAGGTTTTCGGCATGCATATTAAGTAGAGATCGAATTTACACAACGATAGGAAGAATTGAATTCAGTTTTAAAACCTTACTTACATATATCTTATTCTGTGGTGCAAAaagagatttgattgagggggagtcttcctcccttataaaaggttttgaaactgcaGTTAGATGTAGAGTTTTGATGCATAAAATTGTTCTCTCTTGAACTACTCGTTTTGTTCAAATCAGTTTCTGAAAACTCTCTCTGCTTGTTTCATGTATTCTATTGCATAATCTCTCACGTTCATAATtcattctcaagatcagtgattcgTTTGAGTGCAAGGAAGGTTGAAGATAAATAGTCTAGAATGTTGTGTTGATCTAGTTAGGAGTTAGaacagttgtaaaacaagttagcatttgttgctaagcgaaagtgtttgttatgaacaacactacttgtattctGTAAACTCTAGTGTTTCATATTGGATTGATTTCTCGTGTTAGCTACGTTAAAAGTCatgcagtgaagtttcctcagtggaaaggtttacactgcgtcagcaaaaGCTTGTGTTTTTTTTACTTGAGTTGTTTGATTATCAAGTCTTGTTAGTTATTCAAGACATTGAGTTATTGTTCCATCTGGTGTTTTCACCTATTCCATTAAGTAAAAGAAGGAAAATTAGTTATCAAGTTTTATAGCAATGATAGAATGGTAGTTCATCAGAATTGTCAATAATTTAATAGAAACAATAATTTAAAAAGTAAAGGATAAAATATAAAACTCATTCAATTTGGCGCTCAAAGAGTTTAGAGGTTTAAAGTTtgtgaaatcaagtaaaatagtatttgaaaatttatgAGTTTAACCCACACCTGAAGTCCTCTTGATTTTTCTATCAACAGCCAAAACAGGCgcggaaaagaaaaaattgaatgtAACCTCATTCATTTGGCGTTTCGAGAGTTTAGAGTTTATTGAAACTCATGACTCAGTAACTtatgatttagggtttatgaCCATAAAACTAAAAGAAACCGACCGACCTTACAAAACCATGAATTTGTTTTCACAACTCAAATGCCACATGACTCCAAAAACCAAGAGAAGATCCTCAGAACAACCCCCCCATATGACACCAAAAACTAAAAGCAATGATTTACACAATGTTGTCCAAATACAAATCCTCTTGAGTTTCAGGGTCCCCAAAAGATTTGAAAACACCAACACGAAGCAGAGTGACCAAAAATCCAATCCAAAGAGTTAAAAATGTGAACCCAAAACCCCAAAAGCCAGTggatttttctgaaaaaaaaaaaaaaaaaaaaatttccacaGAGAGAGCAATTAAAGGGGAACATGGAGCCTACCAGTCATACCTCGTCAGATCTCTTCTTTGGGGCCCATCGTTTTTCCTCACTCCAACGGTGTTCCTTTACTTTCAGACCACTTCCTCAGTCTCTCAGACACACAGTGACTTTTAGAGAGAGAGTCTCTCTGAGCTTCATCTCATTTCATCTCATCTCGTTTAGTTAGGCATTGAAAAGAGTGTGCCTTTCTCTCACAGAGTCAGAGTAGTCACCACtcagatttttcatttttctttttccttcttccttttctttctggCTCTCAAAAGGTAAGCATTCATTTACTTTCACCATAAATCTTCACTTTGTCTATCTcctgctgaaaaaaaaaaaaaatcatcagcCACCAAAATGGTATGGCCTTGAATGCCAATAATTTCGATTGCATTGTCTCAAAACATTCACCTTCGGATGTAAAAACTTGACCTTTGGCTTAAAGATAAAGATACTTTCTTTCCCTTCTTTTGCCTTTTTGGTGTTTGAAAATTCAATCATATATAAGTTTCTCTTTCTGTAGGCTTGGTTACTTCATTGCAGAGATTTGTGTTGCCCAAATTTGAACCTCCTCGGATATTCTCCTTCATTCAAGAAACTGGGTTGTTTGTTTTGAACCCAAAGCATGGATTCTGTGGCTTCATGGCTTAGATTTGAAATCCTGGTTAGTATTCAGATCTGATTTTGCAAAGGAAATCTTTTTCTGTTCCATTCCTTATTGTTCTATTTGAAAAGGGGTTCCTTTGGAACCTCTTTTCTGTATTAAACAGTTGCATTTGGATCTACAGTGCCTAAAAAACCAGGCTTTGCCAATGCTCTTGTACTTGGTTTCTTTGATTTTACGAAGTGGGTCTCTGTGTGTATAGATGAATAGTTTGTTTCAGTTTGGTTATATGGTTTGTGGAAGCAGAAGCATACGTTTTGGAAGTTTTGGCTGCCAGTATGTCTTTCTGCCTATTTTGGGTATTGACTTTTTGTTCTTGGCTGCTATTATATGGCTTGAATGTACTTCCCTATAGGGTTTGAAATATGGTGAACAGTAGATTACTTAGTTTGGGAATTTGTTATAGTTAAGCATATACTGTTTATATAGCTCTCCTCGTTGTGTTGCTTTGTGTGGGGCGTGAACTTCTATAGTTCAACTGGTATTTTTTTCTGTCATATATGGACTGTTGTTTTCCGGCGTTATAGTTCAATGCACTAGAACCAGCATCTGGAAAATGGTATTCAATTTTGTTGGCATTTTAAAGTTGTTTCGATGAGGTTTAGAATTTCGCAACTGATTAGTGCCATGCCTTCCGTTTCAGAGTGGCTTTTTATAGCTTATGGTGATGCACTGGATTTGATTTATTTGGGAAGTTGGAGACTTTATAGATATGGATATTGGAGAAGATAGCTCCAGGTCCTGTTCATTAAGGGCCACGACTTTAAGAAATATGTcgtcttcatcttcagctttcTTCTCAGCAAATCAGTCGCCATTCTTCTCCCCAAGATCGCCGTCTTGTCAACCACTATCGGAATCAACAAGGTCTGAGGCCCGATGTGACAGCATTGGTTTAAGTACGGATCCCCTTAGTTCCAGCTCTGGAGTTCCAGACCTTGAATCTCTAGCAAATGTCAGATATGCATTGGCAAACCTGTCACAAGCACCAGTTGCTTCTGTTTCAGGCGATTATCAGAAGTTTGACCATGCATCTTCCTCAATTGGCATTTCTAATAGCATCATATCTAGTCACAGCCATGCCCAGGGCCATGATTATTCCGGGCtaagagagaggcagaaaaggcATAGTAGAAGCTATGGATCCTCATATACACCAGGTCCATTTTCAGTGACCTCTAACAGATTGAGGAGCTGTGATGTTTTCATAGGTTTGCATGGCCGTAAACCTTCTTTGCTTAGATTTGTTAATTGGCTTCGAGTTGAGTTAGAAGTTCAAGGGATGAGTTGCTTTGTATCTGACAGATCTCGATGTAGGAACTCTCGCAAACATGCAATTGTTGAAAGGGCCATGGATGTTTCTTCTTATGGCATTGTTATCCTTACAAAGAAGTCGTTCAGAAATCCATACACCATTGAGGAACTGAGATATTTTTCTAGCAAGAAGAACTTGGTCCCCATATTCTATGACTTGAGCCCTAGTGATTGCCTTGTCAGGGATATAGTTGAGAGGAGAGGAGAGCTATGGGAAAAAAATGGGGGAGAGTTATGGGTTTTGTATGGAGGGCTGGAAAAGGAGTGGAAAGAATCAGTTCATAGCCTCTCTCGGGTTGATGAGTGGAAGTTGGAAGCTCAGGATGGTAATTGGAGAGATTGTATATTAAGGGCTGTCACATTATTAGCAATTAGATTAGGGCGGAGAAGTGTGGTAGATAGGTTGACCAAGTGGAGAGAGCAGGTGGAGAAAGATGAGTTCCCTTTCCCTCGAAATGAGAATTTTGTTGGTAGGAAGAAGGAGCTGTCAGAGCTGGAATTCATTCTTTTTGGCGATGTCACAGGAGATGCAGAAAGAGATTATTTTGAGCTTAAGGCTAGACCCAGGCGAAAGAACTTGACAATTGGTTGGGGTAAGAGCAGTTCATATGAGGAGAGGCGGAGGGAACGGAAATTGGAAATTAATagcagaaaaggaaaagaaccaGTTGTATGGAAGGAGTcagaaaaagaaattgagaTGCAAAGCACCGAGCTTCCTCAAAGAAAACACCAATCAAAGCACAAAGGTGGTGGAAGAAATGCTAGAAGAAAAAGATCAACAAAGATTGTGTATGGGAAGGGGATTGCTTGTGTATCTGGTGACTCCGGAATTGGCAAGACAGAGCTTCTTCTTGAATTTGCTTATAGATATCACCAGAGGTACAAAATGGTTTTATGGATAGGAGGGGAAAGCAGATATATTAGACAGAACTATCTGAATCTCTGGTCATTTCTTGAAGTGGATGTTGGGGTTGAAAATTGCACAGACAAAAACAGAATTAAAAGCTTTGAAGAGCAGGAAGAGGCAGCCATATCTCGAGTACGCAGAGAGCTAATGAGAAACATACCCTTTTTGGTAGTGATTGATAACTTGGAAAGTGAAAAGGATTGGTGGGATCACAAACTTGTTATGGATCTTCTTCCCCGTTTTGGTGGTGAGACACACATAATAATATCCACACGCCTTCCTTCTTTGATGAATTTGGAGCCATTGAAACTTCCATACTTATCTGGGGCTGAGGCAATGACACTAATGAAGGGAAGTGACAGAGAATACACAAACACAGAAGAAGATGATTTACGGACTATTGAGGAGAAATTGGGACGCTCAACTTTAGGACTTGCAATTGTCGGTTCAATATTGTCTGAGCTGCCCATAACTCCTTGTAAACTATTGGAGACCACCAGTAGAATGCCCTTAAAAGATTTGTCATGGAGTGACAGGGAAACTCAATCACTGAGACGAAACACTTTCCTTCTTCAACTCTTTGAGGTGTGTTTCTCGATTTTTGATCATGCAGATGGACCAAGAAGCTTGGCAAGCAGAATGGTCCAGGCAAGTAGTTGGTTTGCACCATCCTCAATTCCAGTTTCGTTATTGGCTCTAGCTGCTCACAAGATACCAGAAAAGCACCAAGCCACTTGGTTATGGAGACAGTTGGTGCATTCTTTAACTTGTGGTTTTACTTCATCATACACCAAAAGATCAGAAGCAGAAGCAACTTCCATGTTGTTAAGGTTCAACATTGCCAGAAGCAGTACCAAACCTGACCATATCCATATCCATGAACTCGTCAAGCTATATGCTCACAAGAGAGGAGTCACCGGAGTCCCACAAGCTGTGGTTCAAGCTGTCATCAGCCGCGGATCAATAACTCAACATTCAGATCATATCTGGGCAGCATGTTTCTTGATATTTGGATTTAGCCATGACCTTAAAGTCGTTGACATTAAGGTGCCGGATCTATTGTTCCTTGTCAAAGAAGTTGTCTTGCCTCTTGCAATCCGAACATTCATCACATTCTCTCGTTGCAAGGCCGCTTTAGAACTCCTCCGCCTATGCACTAATGCCCTCGAAGCAGCAGGAGAAGCATTGCAAGCCCCGGTTGAGAAATGGCTGGTGAAATCACTTTGTTGGCGGCCCATCCAGACCAGTGCTCAGTTAAATCCCTACCTTTGGCATGAGGTTGCACTGTCAAGAGCCACATTGCTAGAAACCAGGGCAAAGCTAATGCTAAGAGGGGGACAATTCGACATAAGTGACGATCTAATTAGGAAAGCCATTTTCATTAGAAGCTCGATTTCTGGTGAAGATCACCCGGATACCATTGCTGCTTCAGAAACTCTTACCAAAATCACCAGGCTTCTTGCAAATGTTCAAATTCATACTTCTCCATAAATCCCCCCATA encodes the following:
- the LOC133745613 gene encoding uncharacterized protein LOC133745613, producing MDIGEDSSRSCSLRATTLRNMSSSSSAFFSANQSPFFSPRSPSCQPLSESTRSEARCDSIGLSTDPLSSSSGVPDLESLANVRYALANLSQAPVASVSGDYQKFDHASSSIGISNSIISSHSHAQGHDYSGLRERQKRHSRSYGSSYTPGPFSVTSNRLRSCDVFIGLHGRKPSLLRFVNWLRVELEVQGMSCFVSDRSRCRNSRKHAIVERAMDVSSYGIVILTKKSFRNPYTIEELRYFSSKKNLVPIFYDLSPSDCLVRDIVERRGELWEKNGGELWVLYGGLEKEWKESVHSLSRVDEWKLEAQDGNWRDCILRAVTLLAIRLGRRSVVDRLTKWREQVEKDEFPFPRNENFVGRKKELSELEFILFGDVTGDAERDYFELKARPRRKNLTIGWGKSSSYEERRRERKLEINSRKGKEPVVWKESEKEIEMQSTELPQRKHQSKHKGGGRNARRKRSTKIVYGKGIACVSGDSGIGKTELLLEFAYRYHQRYKMVLWIGGESRYIRQNYLNLWSFLEVDVGVENCTDKNRIKSFEEQEEAAISRVRRELMRNIPFLVVIDNLESEKDWWDHKLVMDLLPRFGGETHIIISTRLPSLMNLEPLKLPYLSGAEAMTLMKGSDREYTNTEEDDLRTIEEKLGRSTLGLAIVGSILSELPITPCKLLETTSRMPLKDLSWSDRETQSLRRNTFLLQLFEVCFSIFDHADGPRSLASRMVQASSWFAPSSIPVSLLALAAHKIPEKHQATWLWRQLVHSLTCGFTSSYTKRSEAEATSMLLRFNIARSSTKPDHIHIHELVKLYAHKRGVTGVPQAVVQAVISRGSITQHSDHIWAACFLIFGFSHDLKVVDIKVPDLLFLVKEVVLPLAIRTFITFSRCKAALELLRLCTNALEAAGEALQAPVEKWLVKSLCWRPIQTSAQLNPYLWHEVALSRATLLETRAKLMLRGGQFDISDDLIRKAIFIRSSISGEDHPDTIAASETLTKITRLLANVQIHTSP